From Corvus moneduloides isolate bCorMon1 chromosome 9, bCorMon1.pri, whole genome shotgun sequence:
TCCGGGGGAGCCTCAACTTTCGGTGCAGCTCAGAAGCTGCACGCGCCTAAAGCATCCCCACGGGAACACGAAGCTTCCCTCGGGCATTTCGTTTCTTTATCCCAAATATTCTCCCCACTCAGCCACAAtctagaaagaacaaaagggaaaagaaggaagaccaATTAATTCTGACATAAGGAGTCTTGACTATCCCGACACACTGCCACGTGAAAAAACATCCCTGCCCCTCTAACAAATCCCTCTGATACTGGCTCCATCCAGGATCAATTATTTAAACACTGTATTAAGGAGCGTAAGGACACAACGCTTGGAATTCTCAAAAACGGCTCAGCTCTCGGCTACTCCAAGCACTTTCCCACCCGGGAAGCTGAGCTGTCCCAGATTTAAACGCCACGTTTGATCCAAATCCGACAGAAATCTGATCTTGTTTGGCTACTGAGCTTTCCCAAAAGCTGCGCAGTCAAGCCTGGAAATCCTCACTGAAGCTTTGCCATGTCACATTGGGATTTACCCTTGGGAAAACCCCACTCTGAGCACTTGGGTTTCAAAAGGTTGCACCCGATGTTACAGACACAGAATTCCTGTGGGGTTTGGCATTTCCTGCACCTCCAAACATGTGAAAAGAATGAAGTGCAGAGTCCCAAGGCTCCATTATTGCCGTTCTCCTCACAtccctctcctcagctgcaCGTGGCTTTGTGCCTcctctgaagggctggaaaggaaTTTGGGAACCCCCCCCTCAGCTCCTTcggttttcagccttttctctgaGGCGGCCCAAAAGGcgaaacaggaaaaaaaaccccagaagtgcacaaaatcccagcccctcccaagatgcagctcctcacaccaaACCTTGGGAGAATCCCTGGTGCTTCCAACACCGCTGcaatcccacctggagctgagcCTACAGGGTGCTCTGCCTAATCCACATGCAAGCCTGGATAGCCCAAAGCCTGCGAGAAAAGAGGAGGCAAAGTGAAGGGGAGAAGGTGAAAAACGGAGTTTTGGGTTTTCCCCGTGTTTGCAACAGGATTTGaagggcaggatggagaggttttgtggaaaagaagtaCCAAAAGGCTGCTTCATTCCCAGCAATTAATTAGCGCTGCTCAGGTTGAATCCAAGAGGACAAATGCACCAGGATCAAACAGGAGCGGCCGACAGGATGGGTTATGACACAGATCTGTGAAGCTGgagccttctttcttctccagggCTCTCCCAGAAATTCTCCATGGCCGGACGTGCTCCCGCTCTCCCCGCTGGGGAGGATGGACTTGGATAGCCCGGCTGACTGGTGAGCCTGAAACAAGAAAGTGATGCAGTGATCCAAGtgttttttccaaggaaatgacATATTCTCTGGACTTGGGATAACCCATATCCCATGGCCTTCTCCAGGAAGGGTCCCAGCTGGATATGGTCTCCCAGAAAGGATTCCATAGGTGCTCACCTTTTGCCTGGAGCTCGGCTGAAGTCCTCAGCAATGCCAGGGAATGTGGCCATTGGAGGCTTTGGGCAGATTTggctcatttgccttttttaggctttgtttccttctctcagccttcccactggattGTGGTCTCCGAGGAATACGTAAAATCCCATTGGATTCCTGCTCTTTTGGACATTTTTTGGTACCGTTCCTGTACAAAACGAGGCCCCCTGTTCGATGCTTTTCCCCACCGTTCCCCGGCAGTTTTATCTGCCACTGCATTCCCTGCGTTGCTTGGGCTCTTCCCAGGTCTCTGAGCTCCTTCACAAGGCAGGAGATCGATTTGGCCCAGGAACTAAACCCTCCCGAGGAATTGTCTGATGCCATCTCCACATTTGACAGCTGATCCTTGTGCTCAAGgatccctctttcttccctccagccAATTCCAAGGCTCATGCCCCCAGCTGGGATCAGTCCCCAGTCTGATCCCTGCACTCTTCCCTGCCAGGATCCTGCTCAGGAATCCATGGGCTACGAATGTAAGAATTAAttcttcccacccctgcccactTCTAATTCCAAAGGATTTGGTGTCTGCCTTACCCGGCTGGAGCCTGCTTCCAactctgttcttgctgcttctgctgctttccatttcccaggaattccaccGACGGAGCGACAGCGTTTTCCACCTCCTCCAGGATTCCCTCTGTTGCGTTTGGGTGCTGGAAGGATATCAAAACTTTATTCctagtgctgggctctgcataTGGCCGAGAAAATCCCGGCCTCCACACAGACCCAGATTCCAAACTTTTTGATACATTTTAGCAAACCGAGAAAttcaccttccctgctccttcttaagggcatccttctcttcccttacCCGGCGGGCTCTCTCCCACTGGGGGTGGGTTTTCCCCTTCCCATGCTAATTAGTCCCTACTTCTAGGAGGTTTAGGTACCTTTCTTCCCTGCGAGGGATTTCTTAACACAGCTACCGAGGCTTTGGGAGTCTTCTTTATCTCCTACTTTCTGCAAAAAACACCCTGTGATCCACAAATGCCACAATCCAGAC
This genomic window contains:
- the LOC116447984 gene encoding uncharacterized protein LOC116447984 isoform X1, with protein sequence MTGRGAARRGRFCRAAEARSQRDPGGEHRAGAVGIEPPACRSQGGGSERKAQLGALGTAQRPSRIATSPSRTAGMSSIALVSEWEWQLGALAGPAPKRNRGNPGGGGKRCRSVGGIPGKWKAAEAARTELEAGSSRAHQSAGLSKSILPSGESGSTSGHGEFLGEPWRRKKAPASQICVITHPVGRSCLILVHLSSWIQPEQR